The following are from one region of the candidate division WWE3 bacterium genome:
- a CDS encoding HU family DNA-binding protein, producing the protein MVKLELVAKMAEKAGLTKADASRAMEAVVDTISAALKKGEKVTITGFGTFEIRQRAARMGRNPQTGAPLHIAASKTPAFKAGKGLKDSVRS; encoded by the coding sequence ATGGTAAAATTAGAATTAGTAGCCAAGATGGCAGAGAAAGCCGGCCTAACCAAGGCTGATGCTTCCCGCGCTATGGAAGCTGTTGTTGATACCATTTCTGCTGCCCTGAAGAAAGGTGAAAAAGTCACTATCACCGGATTTGGTACCTTCGAAATTCGGCAGCGCGCTGCTCGAATGGGTCGTAACCCGCAAACCGGGGCACCCCTTCACATCGCCGCTTCCAAAACCCCAGCCTTCAAAGCTGGTAAGGGTTTAAAGGATTCCGTCCGTAGTTAA
- a CDS encoding TIGR00282 family metallophosphoesterase: MIKILFIGDVVGSLGRLAVSKILPTLKKGDSINIVIANGENLAHGRGASQKTVTELLNSGVDVLTSGDHIFYREEFKNEIVNLPVIRPANFPDSEAGLSYYIFDLGKKGRFLICNLLGSTFIDYPDLRNPFLVIDNLLRQFEGEKLAGILVDFHAEATSEKMAMGWFLDGRVSAVVGTHTHVGTADVRILPLGTAYVTDVGMCGSYNSVLGVKKEIIIDRFVNQGRQRFDWDSCGPAIFSSVEIKINDKTGKATGIKRVDKLI; encoded by the coding sequence ATGATTAAAATTCTTTTTATAGGAGATGTAGTTGGATCTTTAGGGCGCTTGGCTGTAAGCAAAATATTGCCAACCCTAAAAAAAGGTGATAGCATCAATATAGTTATCGCTAATGGTGAGAATTTGGCGCACGGACGCGGCGCAAGCCAAAAGACCGTCACCGAGCTTTTAAATAGCGGCGTAGACGTTTTAACATCCGGCGATCATATTTTTTATCGTGAGGAGTTTAAAAATGAAATTGTTAACCTACCAGTTATTAGACCCGCGAATTTTCCCGACAGCGAAGCCGGATTGTCATATTATATTTTTGACCTTGGAAAAAAGGGTCGCTTTTTAATTTGTAATTTACTGGGGAGCACTTTTATAGATTATCCAGATTTACGAAACCCGTTCTTAGTCATTGATAATTTATTACGGCAGTTTGAGGGTGAAAAGTTAGCTGGAATTTTAGTTGATTTTCACGCCGAGGCGACGAGCGAGAAAATGGCGATGGGTTGGTTTTTGGATGGTCGGGTTTCTGCCGTTGTTGGGACACACACTCACGTAGGTACTGCGGACGTTCGAATTTTGCCTTTGGGCACCGCTTACGTGACTGACGTTGGAATGTGTGGTTCATACAACAGCGTTCTGGGAGTTAAAAAAGAAATTATTATTGATCGTTTTGTAAATCAGGGTAGGCAGCGTTTTGATTGGGATTCTTGCGGGCCAGCAATCTTTAGTAGCGTGGAGATTAAAATTAATGATAAGACTGGTAAAGCGACCGGAATAAAAAGAGTAGACAAATTAATCTAA
- the rny gene encoding ribonuclease Y has protein sequence MTPLLLIAAMIAAAVLSAVIIYLLLSKKLATKESGQATQPLSAPQPSANAPLSVNARDIVLSAQEEAFKVKRNAEEEASKIRQKLFEDEKRISGKQEEITKKLEGLEEKEQNLISSQRGVNKKLEEIERLRQEQITKLESVAGTTREEARRHIISTLESSLTDELGRKIRESEDTFRTESKAKAQQILVEAMQHASTDYVAEYTTSVVKLPDEEMKGRIIGREGRNIKAFEQQTGVNIDLDETPGQLRISCFDPVRREVARLSLERLMADGRIQPAKIEEIVLKTQKEIEKIMLEAGEDLCHRIGVYNLPVELVTALGRFKFRFSYGQNMIEHTLEETKMGVYLATELGLDVNIVKLGCLLHDIGKVVTDEEGSHVGLGVDLARKYKLPEKVIACIAEHHEDKPFSSLESVICYISDAMSGSRPGARVEDYGAYLKRMRDLEGAALSFPGVEKAFAISAGREVRVMVKPEEVNDNGAAKMAHDIASKIEKEQVYPGIVKVTVIRELRSSEVAK, from the coding sequence ATGACGCCACTCCTATTAATCGCGGCCATGATTGCCGCGGCCGTGTTATCGGCAGTAATTATTTATTTACTGTTATCTAAAAAGTTAGCCACTAAAGAATCCGGTCAAGCCACCCAGCCATTAAGTGCCCCCCAACCATCTGCAAATGCTCCTTTGTCGGTTAATGCTCGTGACATCGTGCTATCGGCACAAGAAGAAGCTTTTAAAGTCAAACGTAATGCTGAGGAGGAAGCTTCTAAAATCCGGCAAAAGCTTTTTGAAGACGAAAAAAGGATTTCCGGTAAACAGGAGGAAATCACTAAAAAGTTGGAAGGCTTGGAAGAAAAAGAGCAAAATTTAATTTCTTCACAGCGTGGTGTTAATAAAAAACTGGAGGAAATCGAAAGATTACGTCAAGAACAAATCACTAAACTGGAAAGTGTGGCCGGTACCACTCGTGAAGAAGCTCGTCGTCATATCATATCTACCTTGGAGAGCTCTCTTACGGATGAATTGGGTCGAAAGATTCGGGAATCAGAAGACACTTTTAGAACGGAGTCTAAAGCGAAAGCTCAGCAAATTTTAGTGGAAGCAATGCAGCACGCCAGTACCGATTACGTGGCCGAATACACCACTTCCGTTGTTAAACTACCGGATGAGGAAATGAAAGGTCGAATTATAGGCAGGGAAGGCCGCAATATTAAGGCCTTCGAGCAGCAAACGGGCGTTAACATTGATCTTGATGAAACGCCGGGGCAGCTGCGAATCTCCTGTTTTGATCCGGTGCGTCGGGAAGTGGCCCGCTTGTCTCTCGAAAGGCTCATGGCCGATGGCCGCATTCAGCCGGCTAAGATCGAGGAAATAGTTTTAAAAACTCAAAAGGAAATTGAGAAAATAATGCTTGAAGCTGGCGAAGACCTGTGTCATCGGATCGGGGTTTATAATTTACCAGTTGAGTTAGTAACGGCTCTGGGGCGCTTTAAATTTAGATTCTCATACGGCCAAAATATGATTGAACATACACTGGAGGAAACTAAAATGGGCGTTTATTTGGCGACTGAATTGGGACTTGACGTCAACATTGTTAAACTCGGTTGTTTACTTCACGATATCGGAAAAGTAGTCACTGACGAAGAAGGTAGCCACGTTGGTTTAGGGGTAGATTTGGCTCGTAAATATAAATTGCCGGAAAAAGTGATTGCTTGTATTGCCGAGCATCACGAAGATAAACCATTTTCTTCTTTAGAATCGGTCATCTGCTATATTTCCGACGCCATGAGTGGTTCCAGGCCTGGCGCCAGAGTTGAGGATTACGGAGCGTATTTAAAGAGGATGCGGGATCTTGAGGGAGCGGCTTTAAGTTTTCCGGGGGTCGAAAAGGCTTTCGCAATTAGCGCTGGGCGAGAAGTGCGAGTAATGGTAAAGCCGGAAGAAGTGAATGATAACGGGGCGGCTAAAATGGCTCATGATATTGCCAGTAAAATAGAGAAAGAACAGGTGTACCCAGGTATTGTTAAAGTGACCGTTATTAGAGAATTACGAAGTAGCGAAGTAGCTAAGTAA
- a CDS encoding regulatory protein RecX produces the protein MLETKFYTWSLKYLELRPHSSQEIKTYLQQKFRRNIKWHSAWVGLKPDEAIESTLSKLQELKLVDDTAFAKSWVESRGSTRSKRRLQQELAKKGIKFDASKTIVESGAVPEEASLAALALKIGHRYAKLAPKIGRQRLTSFLLRRGYEYEAVRRVVDEVLGRP, from the coding sequence ATGCTTGAAACCAAATTTTACACCTGGTCTCTTAAATACCTTGAACTTCGTCCTCACAGTAGCCAGGAAATAAAAACATATTTACAGCAAAAGTTTCGGCGGAATATAAAATGGCACTCTGCTTGGGTTGGTTTAAAACCAGACGAGGCTATCGAATCAACGTTATCAAAATTGCAAGAACTAAAATTAGTTGATGACACTGCTTTTGCCAAATCGTGGGTCGAGTCACGCGGATCGACTCGGTCAAAACGTCGTTTGCAACAGGAGCTGGCGAAAAAAGGCATTAAATTTGACGCTTCCAAAACGATCGTTGAAAGTGGGGCGGTTCCCGAAGAGGCCAGTTTGGCCGCTCTGGCCCTTAAAATTGGTCATCGTTACGCAAAACTCGCCCCTAAAATCGGCCGCCAGCGACTAACCAGCTTCCTGTTGCGCCGCGGTTACGAGTACGAAGCTGTACGCCGCGTGGTTGACGAGGTCCTCGGAAGGCCGTAG
- the metG gene encoding methionine--tRNA ligase — translation MLKKYYVTTPIYYVNDVPHIGHTCTTVAADILARYHRLLGDDTFFLTGTDEHGAKVAEAATKAGMSPKDYCDFIAPKFESNWLKINLSFNAFIRTTNPEHIKIVQELTQKTYDKGDIYKGVYEGLYCVGCEKFVTESELVDGKCPLHNRVPEKLKEENYFFKLSKYVDTLIRAIEDPNDKNHFEINPISKRNEILSKLKLGDIPDTSISRQAKVVPWGIPIPWDNSQTIYVWFDALPNYYTATKIFDRPGFFENMHHTIAKDIAWFHAVLWTAMLISLELPLPKEVFIHSYFMVDGQKMSKSLGNVITPQDLIDRYGVDGARFLIAAYFPRDDDSDVGFSRFTQKYNSDLANNLGNLFSRFTRLAEQVKLKNDEVVSTFKDVIALESSQIFKTAIETLHFSQAVEDIAAKVTVVNKELQEAKPWEIEDAEKRQTYLKTLIPKILEIAILISPIIPGTSEKLVTGLSGEIKFIGALFPRVSS, via the coding sequence ATGTTAAAAAAATATTACGTCACTACACCTATATATTACGTTAACGACGTGCCGCATATTGGGCATACTTGCACGACTGTCGCGGCTGATATCTTGGCCCGTTACCACCGATTACTGGGTGACGATACCTTCTTTTTAACCGGCACTGACGAGCACGGGGCCAAAGTGGCCGAAGCAGCAACCAAAGCTGGAATGTCTCCCAAAGACTATTGTGACTTCATTGCGCCAAAGTTTGAAAGTAACTGGTTAAAAATTAACCTTTCTTTTAATGCCTTTATTAGAACAACAAATCCCGAGCATATTAAGATTGTTCAGGAATTAACTCAGAAAACCTATGATAAGGGCGACATTTACAAAGGAGTCTACGAAGGCCTTTATTGCGTCGGTTGTGAAAAATTTGTAACCGAAAGCGAACTCGTAGATGGAAAATGCCCGCTTCATAATCGCGTTCCGGAAAAATTAAAAGAGGAAAACTATTTTTTTAAGCTCTCAAAATATGTCGATACCTTAATTAGAGCAATTGAAGATCCCAACGACAAAAATCATTTTGAAATTAATCCAATTTCGAAACGTAACGAAATATTAAGTAAACTAAAACTTGGAGATATTCCCGATACAAGTATTTCCAGGCAAGCCAAAGTTGTTCCGTGGGGAATTCCGATTCCATGGGACAACTCACAAACCATCTATGTTTGGTTTGATGCCTTACCTAACTACTATACGGCTACTAAAATTTTTGATCGGCCTGGTTTTTTTGAAAATATGCATCATACAATAGCCAAAGACATCGCGTGGTTCCACGCTGTGTTATGGACAGCAATGCTTATCTCCCTAGAACTTCCTCTACCAAAAGAAGTTTTTATTCATAGTTATTTTATGGTTGACGGCCAAAAGATGAGTAAGTCACTCGGTAACGTCATAACGCCACAGGACTTAATAGATAGATACGGCGTTGATGGCGCGCGTTTTTTAATCGCTGCCTATTTTCCAAGAGATGACGATAGTGACGTTGGTTTTTCTCGCTTTACGCAGAAATATAATTCCGACCTGGCTAATAATTTGGGAAATTTATTTAGTCGGTTTACGAGACTCGCGGAACAAGTCAAATTAAAGAATGATGAAGTTGTATCGACTTTTAAAGATGTCATTGCTCTTGAATCAAGTCAGATTTTTAAGACCGCTATAGAGACTTTGCACTTTTCGCAAGCGGTTGAAGATATTGCGGCGAAAGTGACGGTTGTAAATAAGGAGTTGCAGGAAGCGAAACCGTGGGAAATTGAAGACGCGGAAAAACGTCAAACCTATTTAAAGACGCTGATTCCGAAGATTTTAGAAATTGCCATATTAATTTCGCCAATAATACCTGGGACGTCAGAGAAACTGGTTACTGGGTTAAGTGGCGAGATTAAGTTTATAGGGGCGTTGTTTCCTAGGGTCTCCAGTTAG